A genome region from Eschrichtius robustus isolate mEscRob2 chromosome 4, mEscRob2.pri, whole genome shotgun sequence includes the following:
- the LOC137763512 gene encoding testis-specific gene A8 protein-like: protein MASSSRHGPASWTPPSSSAASSSRRAAAVASSTRAPRGPERPRRLRAAAPPPPAAARAVDSTSASAGGRGGGAAVGAGPQPPPSRPRTAPRSPRDPRSPGPRIAPRAPRSPRTPHSTPGPAQPPDPALVAAEVLTAGLLLSRREAARRPPPEVNPQIQPFPDHYRGSHH, encoded by the coding sequence AtggcctcctcctccaggcaCGGGCCGGCCTCATGGACGCCGCCCTCCTCCTCTGCGGCCTCCTCCTCCCGCCGCGCCGCCGCCGTCGCCTCCTCCACCCGGGCCCCGCGCGGCCCCGAGAGGCCCCGGCGCCTCCGAGCCGCCGCGCCGCCGCCTCCTGCGGCCGCCCGCGCTGTTGACTCAACGTCAGCCTCCgcgggaggaaggggaggaggagccgCGGTCGGTGCCGGGCCGCAGCCGCCGCCGAGCCGGCCTAGGACCGCGCCACGAAGCCCCCGGGACCCGCGCAGCCCCGGACCCCGCATAGCACCCCGGGCCCCGCGCAGCCCCCGGACCCCGCATAGCACCCCGGGCCCCGCGCAGCCCCCGGACCCCGCGCTCGTGGCGGCCGAGGTCCTGACCGCAGGATTACTGCTCTCCAGGCGGGAGGCGGCTCGGCGTCCCCCACCAGAAGTAAATCCCCAAATCCAGCCATTCCCTGACCACTATCGCGGCTCtcaccactag